One window of the Pyrus communis chromosome 17, drPyrComm1.1, whole genome shotgun sequence genome contains the following:
- the LOC137722105 gene encoding short-chain dehydrogenase reductase 2a-like — translation FQFLRLDGKVAIVTGGARGIGEATVKLFARHGAKVVIADVEDAVGTALSNSLSPSVTYVHCDVSLEEDMENLIESTITRYGQLDIMFNNAGVLGNQSKHKSIMNFDVDEFDSIMRVNVRGVALGMKHAARVMVARGIGGCIISTASVAGVTGGLGPHGYTASKHAIVGLTKNAACELGRYGIRVNCISPFGVATSMLVNAWRMSGGDEEDEEECMDLVMPCEQEVEKMEEFVRGLANLKGQTLRAKDIAEAALYLASDESKYVSGHNLVVDGGITTSRNCVGL, via the coding sequence tttcaatttctcAGGTTGGATGGAAAAGTTGCTATTGTGACAGGTGGTGCTAGAGGCATTGGAGAAGCAACAGTGAAGCTTTTTGCAAGGCATGGCGCCAAAGTAGTCATTGCAGACGTGGAGGATGCAGTTGGCACAGCCCTATCAAATTCCCTGAGCCCTTCAGTTACATATGTTCACTGTGATGTTAGCTTGGAAGAAGACATGGAAAACCTAATTGAATCAACAATCACCCGTTACGGGCAACTGGACATTATGTTCAACAATGCTGGGGTCCTCGGAAACCAGTCGAAACACAAGAGCATCATGAACTTTGATGTCGATGAATTTGATAGCATAATGCGGGTGAATGTTAGAGGAGTTGCATTGGGGATGAAGCATGCTGCAAGAGTGATGGTTGCTAGAGGAATCGGCGGGTGCATAATTTCAACCGCAAGTGTAGCCGGAGTCACGGGCGGGCTGGGGCCACATGGTTACACAGCTTCAAAGCATGCCATTGTAGGGCTCACAAAGAACGCAGCTTGTGAATTGGGAAGGTACGGAATTAGGGTAAATTGCATTTCTCCGTTTGGGGTTGCCACGTCAATGCTGGTCAACGCTTGGAGGATGAGTGGtggtgatgaagaagatgaagaggaatGCATGGATTTAGTGATGCCTTGTGAGCAAGAAGTGGAGAAAATGGAAGAGTTTGTGAGAGGGCTTGCAAATTTAAAAGGTCAAACTTTGAGGGCAAAAGACATAGCTGAGGCTGCTCTTTATCTTGCTAGTGATGAATCCAAGTATGTTAGTGGTCATAACTTGGTTGTGGATGGTGGAATCACCACTTCAAGAAATTGTGTTGGCTTGTAG